The following coding sequences lie in one Rutidosis leptorrhynchoides isolate AG116_Rl617_1_P2 chromosome 6, CSIRO_AGI_Rlap_v1, whole genome shotgun sequence genomic window:
- the LOC139851742 gene encoding uncharacterized protein isoform X1, giving the protein MALSGSDLPAMYTLLSNSLSGDESVRKPAESTLAQSENLPGFCSCLMEVISSKDLAPQVAVRLMASLYFKNSINRYWRNKRDSSGITSEEKSHLRQKLLSHLREDNYQIALTLAVIISKIARIDYPKEWSELFSVLAQRIQSADVLTSHRIFMILFRTLKELSTKRLASDQRNFAEISSQFFDYSWHIWQSDMQIILNGFASLAQNTNLNPSHDELYLTCERWFLCSKIIRQLIVSGYPSDEKSLQEVGPVKSVCPLMLKAIQSLLPYYFSSFGEHHPKLHEFIGRACTKVMKILVAIQTRHPYSFGDQCVLPLVMDFCLNKITDPEPEIVSFDKFLIQCMSMAKIVLECKEYKPIMTGRVIDENVVTFEQRKKNISGAVAGVLTSLLPNDRVVLLCNVLIRRYFILTASDLEEWHQNPESFHHEQDAVLWSEKLRPCAQALYTVLFYNHSQLLGPVVVSILQEAMNGCPPSVTDITSGLLLKDASYGAAAYVYYDLSNYLTFKDWFNNALSLELTNDHPNMRIIHRKVALILGQWVSEIKDDTKRQVYCALIKLLQDRDLCVRLAASRALYFHIEDAAFSQQEFADLLPVCWQLSFKLVEDVQEFDSKVQVLNTISMLIAYVGDIIPYANELVQFFQKSWEESSGESLLQIQLLTALKNFVVSLGYKSPLCYTVLLPILVSGLDVNSPDELLEDSMQLWEVTISNAPSMVPQLLGYFPSLVDILERSFDHLKVAASIIEGYIILGGSEFLSLHASTVAKLFDAVVGNVNDRGLHSILPVIDLLIQCSPSDGPQLISSTLQKIIVICLTGDDSVPTSTAVKASAAATLARILVTNTNFLAQLASESSLLLLLQNAGFPVGENILLCLVDVWLDKVDNVNYIQKKTFGFALSIILTLRLPQVLDKLDQILGVCTSVILGGSEDTTEDESSSDSMSSSRPQFPSKEFKRRQQMKISDPINQMSLEYSVRDNLQTCASLHGEAFNTAMDRIHPAALAQLKQALKMT; this is encoded by the exons ATGGCACTGTCAGGTTCTGACCTACCTGCGATGTATACGCTGCTCTCAAATTCACTTAGTGGCGATGAATCTGTACGGAAACCAGCTGAATCTACACTTGCTCAGTCTGAAAACTTGCCAGGCTTTTGTTCGTGTCTCATG GAAGTGATAAGTTCAAAGGATTTGGCGCCTCAAGTGGCTGTTCGTTTGATGGCATCATTGTATTTCAAGAACAGTATCAATCGGTACTGGAGGAACAAACGTGACTCGTC GGGTATTACCAGTGAGGAGAAGTCACACTTAAGGCAAAAGTTGCTGTCTCACTTGAGAGAAGACAATTATCAG ATTGCTTTGACATTGGCTGTTATAATCTCTAAAATAGCCCGTATCGACTATCCTAAAGAATG GTCCGAACTTTTTTCTGTTTTAGCTCAACGAATTCAGTCAGCAGACGTTCTTACTTCACATAGGATCTTTATGATTCTCTTCCGAACATTAAAGGAGTTGTCTACCAAACGTCTTGCTTCAGACCAAAGAAACTTTGCTGag ATATCATCCCAGTTTTTTGACTACAGCTGGCATATATGGCAAAGTGATATGCAGATTATACTTAATGGCTTTGCTTCCCTTGCTCAAAATACAAACTTAAACCCTTCTCACGATGAACTGTATTTAACATGTGAAAGATGGTTTCTGTGCTCAAAGATCATACGTCAGTTGATTGTTTCAGGATATCCAAGTGATGAAAAATCTTTACAG GAGGTTGGACCAGTCAAATCGGTTTGCCCTTTGATGTTGAAAGCAATCCAATCGCTCCTTCCATACT ATTTTTCATCTTTTGGGGAACACCATCCAAAACTTCATGAATTTATAGGAAGGGCATGCACTAAGGTGATGAAGATATTAGTGGCCATTCAGACAAGACATCCATACTCATTTGGTGATCAGTGTGTTCTTCCACTAGTGATGGATTTCTGTTTAAACAAGATCACTGATCCTGAACCAGAGATAGTGTCATTTGATAAATTTCTAATTCAGTGTATGTCAATGGCAAAAATTGTTCTTGAATGCAAGGAATACAAGCCAATCATGACTGGACGTGTGATAGATGAAAATGTAGTCACTTTTGAGCAGAGAAAGAAAAACATTTCTGGGGCTGTTGCAGGCGTACTCACCTCACTTTTGCCTAATGACAGGGTTGTACTGTTGTGTAATGTTTTAATAAGGAG GTACTTCATTTTAACAGCAAGCGATTTGGAGGAGTGGCATCAGAACCCTGAGTCTTTTCACCATGAACAGGATGCAGTTCTTTGGTCAGAGAAACTGAGACCGTGTGCTCAAGCATTATACACTGTTTTGTTTTACAATCATAGTCAA CTGCTTGGTCCTGTTGTTGTTTCAATCTTACAGGAGGCAATGAATGGTTGCCCTCCATCAGTAACTGATATTACTTCAGGGTTGCTTTTAAAGGATGCTTCTTATGGTGCAGCAGCATACGTCTATTATGATCTATCAAATTATCTCACTTTTAAGGATTG GTTTAATAATGCTTTATCATTAGAACTCACAAATGATCATCCCAACATGCGCATCATACATAGGAAAGTTGCACTTATTCTTGGTCAATGGGTTTCCGAG ATTAAAGATGACACCAAACGACAGGTCTATTGTGCTCTGATCAAGTTGTTGCAGGACAGAGACTTGTGTGTCAGG TTGGCAGCATCTCGGGCATTGTATTTTCATATTGAAGATGCAGCCTTTTCACAGCAAGAATTTGCTGATCTTCTCCCTGTTTGTTGGCAATTGTCTTTTAAATTGGTCGAGGATGTACAGGAATTTGATTCTAAG GTTCAAGTTCTAAACACAATCTCTATGCTGATTGCCTATGTCGGTGACATCATTCCATATGCCAATGAATTGGTTCAGTTTTTTCAAAAG TCATGGGAGGAATCTTCTGGAGAAAGTCTTCTACAGATTCAGCTTTTAACTGCACTCAAAAACTTTGTAGTTTCTCTTGGTTACAAGTCTCCGTTGTGTTACACTGTGTTGCTCCCAATTTTAGTAAGTGGACTTGATGTGAATAGCCCCGATGAACTTCTTGAAGATAGCATGCAG CTATGGGAAGTTACAATTTCTAACGCTCCATCAATGGTCCCTCAACTATTGGGATACTTCCCTTCTCTGGTGGATATACTGGAAAGAAGTTTTGATCACTTGAAG GTTGCTGCGTCTATCATCGAAGGCTACATTATTTTAGGGGGAAGTGAGTTTCTGAGTTTGCATGCTTCAACTGTTGCTAAGCTTTTCGATGCAGTTGTGGGTAACGTTAATGATAGAGGCTTACATTCAATACTACCTGTCATTGATCTACTCATTCAG TGTTCTCCTTCTGATGGGCCACAGTTAATAAGCAGTACCCTTCAG AAAATTATTGTTATCTGCTTAACTGGAGACGACAGTGTCCCCACCAGTACAGCTGTAAAGGCATCCGCAGCTGCCACTCTGGCAAGGATTTTGGTAACAAATACCAATTTTCTGGCTCAGTTAGCATCGGAATCATCCCTTTTATTGCTCCTTCAAAATGCTGGTTTCCCTGTTGGAGAAAATATACTTCTTTGTCTGGTTGATGTATGGCTTGACAAG GTTGACAATGTAAACTATATTCAGAAAAAGACATTTGGGTTTGCACTATCTATAATTCTGACATTACGGTTGCCACAAGTTCTTGATAAATTAGATCAAATACTGGG TGTATGCACAAGTGTAATTTTGGGTGGCAGTGAAGACACAACTGAAGATGAGTCCAG CAGTGATAGTATGAGCTCAAGCCGACCTCAGTTTCCAAGTAAAGAATTCAAAAGGAGACAG CAGATGAAAATCTCAGACCCTATAAATCAGATGTCGTTGGAGTACTCAGTGAGGGACAACCTTCAAACATGTGCTAGTCTACATGGGGAGGCCTTCAATACCGCCATGGATAGGATTCATCCTGCCGCACTTGCCCAACTAAAGCAGGCTCttaaaatgacttaa
- the LOC139851742 gene encoding uncharacterized protein isoform X3, translated as MALSGSDLPAMYTLLSNSLSGDESVRKPAESTLAQSENLPGFCSCLMEVISSKDLAPQVAVRLMASLYFKNSINRYWRNKRDSSGITSEEKSHLRQKLLSHLREDNYQIALTLAVIISKIARIDYPKEWSELFSVLAQRIQSADVLTSHRIFMILFRTLKELSTKRLASDQRNFAEISSQFFDYSWHIWQSDMQIILNGFASLAQNTNLNPSHDELYLTCERWFLCSKIIRQLIVSGYPSDEKSLQEVGPVKSVCPLMLKAIQSLLPYYFSSFGEHHPKLHEFIGRACTKVMKILVAIQTRHPYSFGDQCVLPLVMDFCLNKITDPEPEIVSFDKFLIQCMSMAKIVLECKEYKPIMTGRVIDENVVTFEQRKKNISGAVAGVLTSLLPNDRVVLLCNVLIRRYFILTASDLEEWHQNPESFHHEQDAVLWSEKLRPCAQALYTVLFYNHSQLLGPVVVSILQEAMNGCPPSVTDITSGLLLKDASYGAAAYVYYDLSNYLTFKDWFNNALSLELTNDHPNMRIIHRKVALILGQWVSEIKDDTKRQVYCALIKLLQDRDLCVRLAASRALYFHIEDAAFSQQEFADLLPVCWQLSFKLVEDVQEFDSKVQVLNTISMLIAYVGDIIPYANELVQFFQKSWEESSGESLLQIQLLTALKNFVVSLGYKSPLCYTVLLPILVSGLDVNSPDELLEDSMQLWEVTISNAPSMVPQLLGYFPSLVDILERSFDHLKVAASIIEGYIILGGSEFLSLHASTVAKLFDAVVGNVNDRGLHSILPVIDLLIQCSPSDGPQLISSTLQKIIVICLTGDDSVPTSTAVKASAAATLARILVTNTNFLAQLASESSLLLLLQNAGFPVGENILLCLVDVWLDKVDNVNYIQKKTFGFALSIILTLRLPQVLDKLDQILGVCTSVILGGSEDTTEDESSDSMSSSRPQFPSKEFKRRQQMKISDPINQMSLEYSVRDNLQTCASLHGEAFNTAMDRIHPAALAQLKQALKMT; from the exons ATGGCACTGTCAGGTTCTGACCTACCTGCGATGTATACGCTGCTCTCAAATTCACTTAGTGGCGATGAATCTGTACGGAAACCAGCTGAATCTACACTTGCTCAGTCTGAAAACTTGCCAGGCTTTTGTTCGTGTCTCATG GAAGTGATAAGTTCAAAGGATTTGGCGCCTCAAGTGGCTGTTCGTTTGATGGCATCATTGTATTTCAAGAACAGTATCAATCGGTACTGGAGGAACAAACGTGACTCGTC GGGTATTACCAGTGAGGAGAAGTCACACTTAAGGCAAAAGTTGCTGTCTCACTTGAGAGAAGACAATTATCAG ATTGCTTTGACATTGGCTGTTATAATCTCTAAAATAGCCCGTATCGACTATCCTAAAGAATG GTCCGAACTTTTTTCTGTTTTAGCTCAACGAATTCAGTCAGCAGACGTTCTTACTTCACATAGGATCTTTATGATTCTCTTCCGAACATTAAAGGAGTTGTCTACCAAACGTCTTGCTTCAGACCAAAGAAACTTTGCTGag ATATCATCCCAGTTTTTTGACTACAGCTGGCATATATGGCAAAGTGATATGCAGATTATACTTAATGGCTTTGCTTCCCTTGCTCAAAATACAAACTTAAACCCTTCTCACGATGAACTGTATTTAACATGTGAAAGATGGTTTCTGTGCTCAAAGATCATACGTCAGTTGATTGTTTCAGGATATCCAAGTGATGAAAAATCTTTACAG GAGGTTGGACCAGTCAAATCGGTTTGCCCTTTGATGTTGAAAGCAATCCAATCGCTCCTTCCATACT ATTTTTCATCTTTTGGGGAACACCATCCAAAACTTCATGAATTTATAGGAAGGGCATGCACTAAGGTGATGAAGATATTAGTGGCCATTCAGACAAGACATCCATACTCATTTGGTGATCAGTGTGTTCTTCCACTAGTGATGGATTTCTGTTTAAACAAGATCACTGATCCTGAACCAGAGATAGTGTCATTTGATAAATTTCTAATTCAGTGTATGTCAATGGCAAAAATTGTTCTTGAATGCAAGGAATACAAGCCAATCATGACTGGACGTGTGATAGATGAAAATGTAGTCACTTTTGAGCAGAGAAAGAAAAACATTTCTGGGGCTGTTGCAGGCGTACTCACCTCACTTTTGCCTAATGACAGGGTTGTACTGTTGTGTAATGTTTTAATAAGGAG GTACTTCATTTTAACAGCAAGCGATTTGGAGGAGTGGCATCAGAACCCTGAGTCTTTTCACCATGAACAGGATGCAGTTCTTTGGTCAGAGAAACTGAGACCGTGTGCTCAAGCATTATACACTGTTTTGTTTTACAATCATAGTCAA CTGCTTGGTCCTGTTGTTGTTTCAATCTTACAGGAGGCAATGAATGGTTGCCCTCCATCAGTAACTGATATTACTTCAGGGTTGCTTTTAAAGGATGCTTCTTATGGTGCAGCAGCATACGTCTATTATGATCTATCAAATTATCTCACTTTTAAGGATTG GTTTAATAATGCTTTATCATTAGAACTCACAAATGATCATCCCAACATGCGCATCATACATAGGAAAGTTGCACTTATTCTTGGTCAATGGGTTTCCGAG ATTAAAGATGACACCAAACGACAGGTCTATTGTGCTCTGATCAAGTTGTTGCAGGACAGAGACTTGTGTGTCAGG TTGGCAGCATCTCGGGCATTGTATTTTCATATTGAAGATGCAGCCTTTTCACAGCAAGAATTTGCTGATCTTCTCCCTGTTTGTTGGCAATTGTCTTTTAAATTGGTCGAGGATGTACAGGAATTTGATTCTAAG GTTCAAGTTCTAAACACAATCTCTATGCTGATTGCCTATGTCGGTGACATCATTCCATATGCCAATGAATTGGTTCAGTTTTTTCAAAAG TCATGGGAGGAATCTTCTGGAGAAAGTCTTCTACAGATTCAGCTTTTAACTGCACTCAAAAACTTTGTAGTTTCTCTTGGTTACAAGTCTCCGTTGTGTTACACTGTGTTGCTCCCAATTTTAGTAAGTGGACTTGATGTGAATAGCCCCGATGAACTTCTTGAAGATAGCATGCAG CTATGGGAAGTTACAATTTCTAACGCTCCATCAATGGTCCCTCAACTATTGGGATACTTCCCTTCTCTGGTGGATATACTGGAAAGAAGTTTTGATCACTTGAAG GTTGCTGCGTCTATCATCGAAGGCTACATTATTTTAGGGGGAAGTGAGTTTCTGAGTTTGCATGCTTCAACTGTTGCTAAGCTTTTCGATGCAGTTGTGGGTAACGTTAATGATAGAGGCTTACATTCAATACTACCTGTCATTGATCTACTCATTCAG TGTTCTCCTTCTGATGGGCCACAGTTAATAAGCAGTACCCTTCAG AAAATTATTGTTATCTGCTTAACTGGAGACGACAGTGTCCCCACCAGTACAGCTGTAAAGGCATCCGCAGCTGCCACTCTGGCAAGGATTTTGGTAACAAATACCAATTTTCTGGCTCAGTTAGCATCGGAATCATCCCTTTTATTGCTCCTTCAAAATGCTGGTTTCCCTGTTGGAGAAAATATACTTCTTTGTCTGGTTGATGTATGGCTTGACAAG GTTGACAATGTAAACTATATTCAGAAAAAGACATTTGGGTTTGCACTATCTATAATTCTGACATTACGGTTGCCACAAGTTCTTGATAAATTAGATCAAATACTGGG TGTATGCACAAGTGTAATTTTGGGTGGCAGTGAAGACACAACTGAAGATGAGTCCAG TGATAGTATGAGCTCAAGCCGACCTCAGTTTCCAAGTAAAGAATTCAAAAGGAGACAG CAGATGAAAATCTCAGACCCTATAAATCAGATGTCGTTGGAGTACTCAGTGAGGGACAACCTTCAAACATGTGCTAGTCTACATGGGGAGGCCTTCAATACCGCCATGGATAGGATTCATCCTGCCGCACTTGCCCAACTAAAGCAGGCTCttaaaatgacttaa
- the LOC139851742 gene encoding uncharacterized protein isoform X4 encodes MALSGSDLPAMYTLLSNSLSGDESVRKPAESTLAQSENLPGFCSCLMEVISSKDLAPQVAVRLMASLYFKNSINRYWRNKRDSSGITSEEKSHLRQKLLSHLREDNYQIALTLAVIISKIARIDYPKEWSELFSVLAQRIQSADVLTSHRIFMILFRTLKELSTKRLASDQRNFAEISSQFFDYSWHIWQSDMQIILNGFASLAQNTNLNPSHDELYLTCERWFLCSKIIRQLIVSGYPSDEKSLQEVGPVKSVCPLMLKAIQSLLPYYFSSFGEHHPKLHEFIGRACTKVMKILVAIQTRHPYSFGDQCVLPLVMDFCLNKITDPEPEIVSFDKFLIQCMSMAKIVLECKEYKPIMTGRVIDENVVTFEQRKKNISGAVAGVLTSLLPNDRVVLLCNVLIRRYFILTASDLEEWHQNPESFHHEQDAVLWSEKLRPCAQALYTVLFYNHSQLLGPVVVSILQEAMNGCPPSVTDITSGLLLKDASYGAAAYVYYDLSNYLTFKDWFNNALSLELTNDHPNMRIIHRKVALILGQWVSEIKDDTKRQVYCALIKLLQDRDLCVRLAASRALYFHIEDAAFSQQEFADLLPVCWQLSFKLVEDVQEFDSKVQVLNTISMLIAYVGDIIPYANELVQFFQKSWEESSGESLLQIQLLTALKNFVVSLGYKSPLCYTVLLPILVSGLDVNSPDELLEDSMQLWEVTISNAPSMVPQLLGYFPSLVDILERSFDHLKVAASIIEGYIILGGSEFLSLHASTVAKLFDAVVGNVNDRGLHSILPVIDLLIQCSPSDGPQLISSTLQKIIVICLTGDDSVPTSTAVKASAAATLARILVTNTNFLAQLASESSLLLLLQNAGFPVGENILLCLVDVWLDKVDNVNYIQKKTFGFALSIILTLRLPQVLDKLDQILGVCTSVILGGSEDTTEDESSDSMSSSRPQFPSKEFKRRQMKISDPINQMSLEYSVRDNLQTCASLHGEAFNTAMDRIHPAALAQLKQALKMT; translated from the exons ATGGCACTGTCAGGTTCTGACCTACCTGCGATGTATACGCTGCTCTCAAATTCACTTAGTGGCGATGAATCTGTACGGAAACCAGCTGAATCTACACTTGCTCAGTCTGAAAACTTGCCAGGCTTTTGTTCGTGTCTCATG GAAGTGATAAGTTCAAAGGATTTGGCGCCTCAAGTGGCTGTTCGTTTGATGGCATCATTGTATTTCAAGAACAGTATCAATCGGTACTGGAGGAACAAACGTGACTCGTC GGGTATTACCAGTGAGGAGAAGTCACACTTAAGGCAAAAGTTGCTGTCTCACTTGAGAGAAGACAATTATCAG ATTGCTTTGACATTGGCTGTTATAATCTCTAAAATAGCCCGTATCGACTATCCTAAAGAATG GTCCGAACTTTTTTCTGTTTTAGCTCAACGAATTCAGTCAGCAGACGTTCTTACTTCACATAGGATCTTTATGATTCTCTTCCGAACATTAAAGGAGTTGTCTACCAAACGTCTTGCTTCAGACCAAAGAAACTTTGCTGag ATATCATCCCAGTTTTTTGACTACAGCTGGCATATATGGCAAAGTGATATGCAGATTATACTTAATGGCTTTGCTTCCCTTGCTCAAAATACAAACTTAAACCCTTCTCACGATGAACTGTATTTAACATGTGAAAGATGGTTTCTGTGCTCAAAGATCATACGTCAGTTGATTGTTTCAGGATATCCAAGTGATGAAAAATCTTTACAG GAGGTTGGACCAGTCAAATCGGTTTGCCCTTTGATGTTGAAAGCAATCCAATCGCTCCTTCCATACT ATTTTTCATCTTTTGGGGAACACCATCCAAAACTTCATGAATTTATAGGAAGGGCATGCACTAAGGTGATGAAGATATTAGTGGCCATTCAGACAAGACATCCATACTCATTTGGTGATCAGTGTGTTCTTCCACTAGTGATGGATTTCTGTTTAAACAAGATCACTGATCCTGAACCAGAGATAGTGTCATTTGATAAATTTCTAATTCAGTGTATGTCAATGGCAAAAATTGTTCTTGAATGCAAGGAATACAAGCCAATCATGACTGGACGTGTGATAGATGAAAATGTAGTCACTTTTGAGCAGAGAAAGAAAAACATTTCTGGGGCTGTTGCAGGCGTACTCACCTCACTTTTGCCTAATGACAGGGTTGTACTGTTGTGTAATGTTTTAATAAGGAG GTACTTCATTTTAACAGCAAGCGATTTGGAGGAGTGGCATCAGAACCCTGAGTCTTTTCACCATGAACAGGATGCAGTTCTTTGGTCAGAGAAACTGAGACCGTGTGCTCAAGCATTATACACTGTTTTGTTTTACAATCATAGTCAA CTGCTTGGTCCTGTTGTTGTTTCAATCTTACAGGAGGCAATGAATGGTTGCCCTCCATCAGTAACTGATATTACTTCAGGGTTGCTTTTAAAGGATGCTTCTTATGGTGCAGCAGCATACGTCTATTATGATCTATCAAATTATCTCACTTTTAAGGATTG GTTTAATAATGCTTTATCATTAGAACTCACAAATGATCATCCCAACATGCGCATCATACATAGGAAAGTTGCACTTATTCTTGGTCAATGGGTTTCCGAG ATTAAAGATGACACCAAACGACAGGTCTATTGTGCTCTGATCAAGTTGTTGCAGGACAGAGACTTGTGTGTCAGG TTGGCAGCATCTCGGGCATTGTATTTTCATATTGAAGATGCAGCCTTTTCACAGCAAGAATTTGCTGATCTTCTCCCTGTTTGTTGGCAATTGTCTTTTAAATTGGTCGAGGATGTACAGGAATTTGATTCTAAG GTTCAAGTTCTAAACACAATCTCTATGCTGATTGCCTATGTCGGTGACATCATTCCATATGCCAATGAATTGGTTCAGTTTTTTCAAAAG TCATGGGAGGAATCTTCTGGAGAAAGTCTTCTACAGATTCAGCTTTTAACTGCACTCAAAAACTTTGTAGTTTCTCTTGGTTACAAGTCTCCGTTGTGTTACACTGTGTTGCTCCCAATTTTAGTAAGTGGACTTGATGTGAATAGCCCCGATGAACTTCTTGAAGATAGCATGCAG CTATGGGAAGTTACAATTTCTAACGCTCCATCAATGGTCCCTCAACTATTGGGATACTTCCCTTCTCTGGTGGATATACTGGAAAGAAGTTTTGATCACTTGAAG GTTGCTGCGTCTATCATCGAAGGCTACATTATTTTAGGGGGAAGTGAGTTTCTGAGTTTGCATGCTTCAACTGTTGCTAAGCTTTTCGATGCAGTTGTGGGTAACGTTAATGATAGAGGCTTACATTCAATACTACCTGTCATTGATCTACTCATTCAG TGTTCTCCTTCTGATGGGCCACAGTTAATAAGCAGTACCCTTCAG AAAATTATTGTTATCTGCTTAACTGGAGACGACAGTGTCCCCACCAGTACAGCTGTAAAGGCATCCGCAGCTGCCACTCTGGCAAGGATTTTGGTAACAAATACCAATTTTCTGGCTCAGTTAGCATCGGAATCATCCCTTTTATTGCTCCTTCAAAATGCTGGTTTCCCTGTTGGAGAAAATATACTTCTTTGTCTGGTTGATGTATGGCTTGACAAG GTTGACAATGTAAACTATATTCAGAAAAAGACATTTGGGTTTGCACTATCTATAATTCTGACATTACGGTTGCCACAAGTTCTTGATAAATTAGATCAAATACTGGG TGTATGCACAAGTGTAATTTTGGGTGGCAGTGAAGACACAACTGAAGATGAGTCCAG TGATAGTATGAGCTCAAGCCGACCTCAGTTTCCAAGTAAAGAATTCAAAAGGAGACAG ATGAAAATCTCAGACCCTATAAATCAGATGTCGTTGGAGTACTCAGTGAGGGACAACCTTCAAACATGTGCTAGTCTACATGGGGAGGCCTTCAATACCGCCATGGATAGGATTCATCCTGCCGCACTTGCCCAACTAAAGCAGGCTCttaaaatgacttaa